One region of Gorilla gorilla gorilla isolate KB3781 chromosome 13, NHGRI_mGorGor1-v2.1_pri, whole genome shotgun sequence genomic DNA includes:
- the CDKN2B gene encoding cyclin-dependent kinase 4 inhibitor B gives MREENKGMPSGGGSDEGLASAAARGLVEKVRQLLEAGADPNGVNRFGRRAIQVMMMGSARVAELLLLHGAEPNCADPATLTRPVHDAAREGFLDTLVVLHRAGARLDVRDAWGRLPVDLAEERGHHDVAGYLRTATGD, from the exons ATGCGCGAGGAGAACAAGGGCATGCCCAGTGGGGGCGGCAGCGATGAGGGTCTGGCCAGCGCCGCGGCGCGGGGACTAGTGGAGAAGGTGCGACAGCTCCTGGAAGCCGGCGCGGATCCCAACGGAGTCAACCGCTTCGGGAGGCGCGCGATCCAG GTCATGATGATGGGCAGCGCCCGCGTGGCGGAGCTGCTGCTGCTCCACGGCGCGGAGCCCAACTGCGCAGACCCCGCCACTCTCACCCGACCGGTGCATGATGCTGCccgggagggcttcctggacacGCTGGTGGTGCTGCACCGGGCCGGGGCGCGGCTGGACGTGCGCGATGCCTGGGGTCGTCTGCCCGTGGACTTGGCCGAGGAGCGGGGCCACCACGACGTTGCAGGGTACCTGCGCACAGCCACAGGGGACTGA